The Thermoplasmata archaeon DNA segment GTGAGCAGAGCGGAGCCAAGAACGAGAATTCTGAGGTTCGACTCCCTTGAGTCAACGAACAAGAAAGCGCGGGAACTCGCGGAGGCCGGGGAGCCCGAGGGCACCGTGGTGGTGGCGCGAACCCAGACCGGGGGCCGGGGACGCTTGGGGCGCGCCTGGGTCTCGCCGCCGGGGGGCCTATGGTTCTCTGTGGTTCTTAAACCACGGGTTCCCCCCGCTCAAGTCCCGGTGCTCGGCCTGCTGACAGGGGTCGCGGTCGCGAGGGCGCTTAAGGGGCTCTACAGGCTGGAGTCCCGCCTCAAATGGCCCAACGACGTTCTAATTCAAGGAAAGAAGGTCTGCGGGGTCCTGACCGAACTCTCCGTCCGCGGAGAGATATTGGATCATGTCATTGTCGGCGTCGGGATCAACGCCTCCTTCCCCTTAGCCCTCCTCCCCAGTGAGCTCTGGACCCGCGCAACAACGATTCAGGAGTTGCTCGGTCGAACTATCGAGCTCGAGCCCCTGCTATACAGGGTTGTTGAGGAGCTGGACAAAAGGTATCTGGAATTCGTAGGAGGGAAAACGGGAGGCATTCTGGAAGAGTGGCGCGCCCTCTCGGAGACTCTGGGTAGGAAGGTACGTGTCGATACGCTCGAAGAGGTAGTCGAGGGGCTGGCGGAGGAAATAGACGCGAGCGGCGCGCTCTTGATAAGGACGGCGAAGGGCCCAGTGAGGGTTATCGCTGGGGACTGCGTGCATCTTGAGTAAGGTGGGAGCCCCAACAGCATCACTCCTCACCCCGGTCTCTGCCCCCGGTCGTTGGGGAGTAGGTACTCACAGAGGCGATGTGGGGGACTGGTTGATGGGGCCGGTGAGGAAAATACCACCTTCAGCCAGAAGCTTTACCCACGCCCGGCAAAACAGCCCTTGACACCCCGGCGGCCGCGAGCGCCTTCGCGATGTCAACGCCGATGAATGGAGCAATCCCGAGCGCGAACGCCTGAGGGGGAGGCCAACCCAGAGCGAAGACCAGACTGAAGAAAGCGGTCAGATATATGAGCAAAACACCAGCGAGCATTGCAAGGAGTATTCCACTGCTACTCCTACCCCAGGCCGTTCCGTCCACAATCCATCCAATCGCGAAGGCCGCCAGAACGAAGCCAATCAGGTAGCCGCCGGTGGCTCCGGCGATGACTTCCGCTCCGCCCCTCCAGCCTGCGAAAACCGGGAGTCCAAACGCTCCGAGAGCGAGATAGATCAACATGCTCACTCCGCCGTAGTATCTCCCCAGCAGCGCCCCTGCCATCAGGACCGTCATAACCTGAAGGGTGAAGGGCACCGGCGTGAGAGGGGTGTAGACCCTGACCTGCGCCGCGAGCGCGGTCAAGAGGGCGAAGCCGAGCGAGAGTAGGAGCCTGTGCTCCACCCCGAGGGAGTTCCTCCACTCGAGCGCCTGAAGCCTCCTGCGCCTATACGCCTCCGCAAAGCCACATGCATCCATTTTTCCACCATCTCCATCTGAAATTCACACTGGCCCAGCATCAGCTCGCGCGGGTCTGACCTCCTCAGCCTCCTTTCTCCTCCCTGCTCTGGCCTTGCTGGGCTGTGATGCCAGCCATCACCGCACTCATCGCGGCGGATATTGCCGCCACCTTCTGCTCCTGAGCTGCGCCTTTTCTAGTCCTCACGTACTCCTGAACCTGCGTCAGGATATTCTCTTTCTCGATAAAGTTGGTGTTGTAGCAGCCGGCGAGGAAATTGGGGTTGTTCAGCACCACCTCATGGAAGGGTATATTCGTCTTAACACCGGTGATCTGGAACTCCCAGAGCGCACGCCTCATCCTCCGGATGCACTCCTCCCGGTTTCTGCCCCACGCACACAGCTTAGCGATCAGCGAGTCATAGAACGGGGGAATGGTGAAGCCGCTGTAGACCCCGCTGTCGACCCGTATTCCGATGCCGCCCGGCTCGGCGTACTTGAATATCTTCCCCGGCGCTGGAAGGAAGTTGTTCAGGGGGTCCTCGGCGTTGATTCTGCATTCCATCGCCGCCCCTCTTCCCACGACGTCCTCCTGTTTGTATTGGAGCTCCAGCCCCGATGCGACCCTTATCTGCTCCTTGACCAAATCTATGCCCGTTATCAGCTCGGTTATCGGGTGCTCGACCTGAAGACGCGTGTTAACCTCTAGGAAATAGAAATTCCCCTTCGAGAACATGAACTCAACAGTGCCGGCGTTCGTGTAGTTCACCGCCCTCGCCGCCGTGACCGCGGCCTTGCCCATTTTCTCTCGAATCTCGGGCGTCACCGCGCATGATGGGGTCTCCTCAATTAGCTTCTGATGCCTCCTCTGGACAGAGCACTCGCGCTCGTTAACGTGGATCGTGTTCCCCTTCTTGTCCGCGATTATCTGGAACTCGATGTGCCTGGGTTCCTCTAGATACTTCTCCAAAAGCACCTTCGGGTTGCCGAAGGACGAGAGGGCGATTCTTTGCGTCGCTTCAATTGCTCCGGGGAGGTCTTCTTTTTTGTGCACGATTCTCATACCTATTCCGCCGCCCCCGGCCGAGGCCTTAAGAATCACGGGGAACCCGACGCTCTCCGCGATGTCCATCGCCGCTTTTATGTCGTCTATTCCATCGGGCGTGCCGGGGACCACCGGGACCCCCTTGGACCTCATCGTGTTCTTAGATATCGCCTTGTCGCCAAGGGCCAGAATCGCCTCTGCTGTCGGGCCTATGAACTCTATGCCGTTCTTTTTGCAGAGGGCTGAGAACTCAGGATTCTCAGCGAGGAAGCCGTAACCGGGATGTATCCCCTCGGCGCCGGTCTTGAGGGCGATATCAATTATTTTGTCCATCTTCAGATAGCTCTCGCGCGCGGGAGGGGGGCCGAGGAGGTGGGCTTCATCTGCATAGCGGACGAATAAGGCGGTCTGGTCGGCCTCAGAATAAACCGCCACCGTGGCGATGCCGAGCTCCTTGCATGCCCTCATCACACGTATCGCTATCTCGCCTCTGTTCGCGACGAGAATCTTGTTCAGGAGACCGTCCTCCCTCGGCAAGTCCTCACCACCCTCCCCTCGTCACACCCGGCCCTCCTCTTCTCCCAACGCCCTCACTCGGCCCTCATGATTACGTCGCCGACGGAGACCTGCTGGCCCTCTTTAACGTAAATCTCTTTGATTGTGCCCCCGACGTCGGCCTTAATCTCCTGCTCCATCTTCATAGCTTCGATTATCCCGACAGTGTCGCCCTTGTTGACGCGGTCCCCGACCTTCACCTTGAGCTTAATTATCATTCCCTGGAGGCTCGTGGTTATTGCGCCGGGCGTGTTCTCCCGGGTCCTCTTCACCGGCCCGGCGGCGGCCGGCCCGCAACTGCCCGCAACAATGAAGCCGCCCTTGGGCGTGACCTTGACCTCAAAGGGCTCCCCGTCCACCTCGACCTCGAACTCCGTGGGCAGCGCTGGCTGGGCCGCCACCCTGCGCGCCTCGGGAGGCTCCAGCTCCAGCCAGAGCTTGTTCGGGTCCTTGATTTCAGGAAAGAATGACTTTACGAAGGTCCGGGTCAAGGGGTGGTTCCATGGCAGGGGCAGTTCCTTCGATGTGAACTCTGCCTTCGCCTCCCCCTTCAGGAACTTCAGCCCCACTTGGGGGTATATTGCGTAGGTCAGGACGTCCTCGTCCCTCCGGTAGAGGCCCATCTCCTTGAGCTCCGCCTTCCTCTTCTCAAACTCCGGGGGCAGCAGGTCCGCGGGCCTGCACTCCACGAGCTTGCTCTTCCAGTCCTTGCCCAGCACGAGCTCGTATATCTCCTTCTTGATTGGCGCCGGAGGCCTTCCATACATCCCCCTGACATACTCCACCGTCTCGTGAGGAATCTTTTTGTACCTTCCGAAAAGGACGTTGAAGACCGCCTGAACGCCCACAATCTGCGAGGTGGGCGTCACCAGGGGCGGGTGGCCGAGCTCCTCCTTAACTCTCGGCACCTCCCTGAGGACTTCCTCATACTTATCCATCGCCTGCTGTTGCTCCAGCTGGGCGACTAGGTTGGAGAGCATCCCACCGGGAATCTGGTGCACCGTGACCGATGGGTCGATCCTGATCGCCTCGATTCTCTGGAGGTGCCTGTACTTCCTCCATATTTCCTTGAAGTATTCCCTTATCTCCATCAGTAGCTTCAGGTCATAGCCAGTGTCATAGGGGGTTCCCTTCAGGGCCGCCACGATAGACTCCGCCGGCAGCTGGCCCGTGCCACCGCTGAGCGGGGATATGGCGACGTCGATTATCTCTGCTCCAGCCTGAATCGCTCGCATGGCTGCCATTGCGCCCATGCCCGATGTCATGTGGGTGTGAAGGTCCATCGGCCGCTTCCCGCCTGCGTCATAGTAGCCCTTGATGATTTTGTAGGCATCTTCAGGGAATATCATGCCCGCCATGTCCTTGATGCAAAGTGTGTCGGCGCCCATTTTCTCAAGCTCGAGGAAGTCATTGACGAACTTCTCGACCGTGTGAACCGGTGAGATCGTGT contains these protein-coding regions:
- a CDS encoding biotin--[acetyl-CoA-carboxylase] ligase; this translates as MSRAEPRTRILRFDSLESTNKKARELAEAGEPEGTVVVARTQTGGRGRLGRAWVSPPGGLWFSVVLKPRVPPAQVPVLGLLTGVAVARALKGLYRLESRLKWPNDVLIQGKKVCGVLTELSVRGEILDHVIVGVGINASFPLALLPSELWTRATTIQELLGRTIELEPLLYRVVEELDKRYLEFVGGKTGGILEEWRALSETLGRKVRVDTLEEVVEGLAEEIDASGALLIRTAKGPVRVIAGDCVHLE
- a CDS encoding biotin transporter BioY; translated protein: MDACGFAEAYRRRRLQALEWRNSLGVEHRLLLSLGFALLTALAAQVRVYTPLTPVPFTLQVMTVLMAGALLGRYYGGVSMLIYLALGAFGLPVFAGWRGGAEVIAGATGGYLIGFVLAAFAIGWIVDGTAWGRSSSGILLAMLAGVLLIYLTAFFSLVFALGWPPPQAFALGIAPFIGVDIAKALAAAGVSRAVLPGVGKASG
- a CDS encoding acetyl-CoA carboxylase biotin carboxylase subunit → MPREDGLLNKILVANRGEIAIRVMRACKELGIATVAVYSEADQTALFVRYADEAHLLGPPPARESYLKMDKIIDIALKTGAEGIHPGYGFLAENPEFSALCKKNGIEFIGPTAEAILALGDKAISKNTMRSKGVPVVPGTPDGIDDIKAAMDIAESVGFPVILKASAGGGGIGMRIVHKKEDLPGAIEATQRIALSSFGNPKVLLEKYLEEPRHIEFQIIADKKGNTIHVNERECSVQRRHQKLIEETPSCAVTPEIREKMGKAAVTAARAVNYTNAGTVEFMFSKGNFYFLEVNTRLQVEHPITELITGIDLVKEQIRVASGLELQYKQEDVVGRGAAMECRINAEDPLNNFLPAPGKIFKYAEPGGIGIRVDSGVYSGFTIPPFYDSLIAKLCAWGRNREECIRRMRRALWEFQITGVKTNIPFHEVVLNNPNFLAGCYNTNFIEKENILTQVQEYVRTRKGAAQEQKVAAISAAMSAVMAGITAQQGQSREEKGG
- a CDS encoding pyruvate/oxaloacetate carboxyltransferase, which translates into the protein MVKLHDQTFRDAHQSILATRLRTEDMLPIAPKMDQVGWFSMEVWGGATFDVPIRFLNEDPWDRLRALKEAMPNTPLQMLERAMNVVAYHNFPDDIVIKFIQLAKKNGVDYFRIFDALNDLRNMKVPIKAAKEAGGHVQACLCYTISPVHTVEKFVNDFLELEKMGADTLCIKDMAGMIFPEDAYKIIKGYYDAGGKRPMDLHTHMTSGMGAMAAMRAIQAGAEIIDVAISPLSGGTGQLPAESIVAALKGTPYDTGYDLKLLMEIREYFKEIWRKYRHLQRIEAIRIDPSVTVHQIPGGMLSNLVAQLEQQQAMDKYEEVLREVPRVKEELGHPPLVTPTSQIVGVQAVFNVLFGRYKKIPHETVEYVRGMYGRPPAPIKKEIYELVLGKDWKSKLVECRPADLLPPEFEKRKAELKEMGLYRRDEDVLTYAIYPQVGLKFLKGEAKAEFTSKELPLPWNHPLTRTFVKSFFPEIKDPNKLWLELEPPEARRVAAQPALPTEFEVEVDGEPFEVKVTPKGGFIVAGSCGPAAAGPVKRTRENTPGAITTSLQGMIIKLKVKVGDRVNKGDTVGIIEAMKMEQEIKADVGGTIKEIYVKEGQQVSVGDVIMRAE